TGATAAGTAAATGATTATTTGCTGAATGGTTATTCAAATAGAAGCAATTCAATAATAATTATCTTTGCAAAAGTCAGTTATTCAAATAATGTGCCACACCATGTGGCGCACCCTTATTTGCATGTGTGTTTGTGCTTGTGTGTGTTTGCGCTGGTGTGTGCGTGCTTCCGTGTGTTTGTTCAGACGCGTGCGTgcatgtttttatgtgtttgtGCATGTATGCATCTGTAGGTACGCACGCGTCTgtttgtgcatgtgtgcataTGATTGTGCGTGTGCTTGTGCGTCTGTATGTGTTTGTGGAACTGTGTGCGTTTGTGCATCTGTGTGTGTATTTGTGCGTACAGGGATATTTGCATACGAGTGTGTTTGTGCGCGGGTTTGTGTTAACGAGTgtgtttgtgcgtgtgtgtttaTGAGTGgaaactccatctggttcttGATAACCAGCCTGTTAAACACCCACCTACGTGCTATCTCATTGAACATTAAAGAAATCCCGGGCATTGCCCAGCTTACGTCTTGCACAAAGCACTTCATTTTAGAGAATTTGCCCCatatattatactagaaattcccctgtcatacagcccatgacctgataatggaataagggataatggaaaaaagaaagggtagtgctggttgttgaaaaagtagttgtcagcaggaattgactgagtatagtgtaaatgagagttgttcgagatgatataaaataaatttgagagagcacgacttcaaaaaggaaattctAGTAATCTAGGAATTTGACAGGGTAACTTTTTGGCAcgtatgacatacatgtagttgtatttgagcattgtatgtaatgaaatgattgtcattacatccagtacatgtgagctgtgatatgctgttgtcaagtctgcctagaaagttgttacgcagttcttgaaaatcaggacaatctaaagattgcaAATGAGAAATGTGATGAGGGGGgggggggcagcattgggagaAGCAAAacgttttgtgcaatattttcatggtcaattaTGTCCATAAAACCATGaccatcatctggaaacaaaggggctgccaagtccatgtcatttacatcgcctacaacatctactaaagaattctctgaatcagatgagttgttgttattaatttgagtagcgtgttgttgaacattagcatttgatgttgatggttgctgtgaggaccttctatttatcctcctgctgtaataattgagagacacgtggacggccactgcgtcggccacgacggggtgttctgggaagttgtatgtccatggtggttgtcaaattgttttgaaattaaattcagaaagtcaattatgcaaaacaaatggTTGTGAAAAATCAGAcataatctactactatctcaaccctatgttttacaacaataaaatgaatcttaattaaagctgtaggcctaacctactgtaatgtatgtaatttaacaacagcattAAGGaagtatgtttattatatctctgaaatgcaatattagaaataaaaatggcaagctgctgtgtaatatacatggtttgaaagttggttgtgttgaaggtAGGTTTTGATGGCGATCTAGCAGACAGCAAGTATAAGTGTTCACATGTTttgaagttttctgcaaactggagcaaaataaaaaaatgttcttatCATTAAGGGACGTTgcagtttggccctagcttgtacataatatgtaaagaattttggctaacgttttaaatagtttaatgaaaccttcggtaattcggaaaaaacataggctgataaactgtgtaccacaatttcgtacccgtaaatcggtctacgcctcagacggtctacgtttattacagaaaccttcggataaataaattcgaataattattgttataattaaatctcataataattttctaaaatcaaataattattcttataattaaatatttttgcaagatatttaAAACGGAAAATGTTataaaccttcggcaattagacaatgctatagactggtgaaatgagcacatttttctcgtgaaatgcgccctgcttaatagttctactatctgtcacacggctttattggcatatcgttggccggtcttaattttgattaaagaagcttgtcaagttttttatttcgaatttaggccaaattaatctgtctatttgtgtatagtccgatcagataggtaaggtttaggatattgtctacaaataataaagacttggtaacatatttaaataggtttatatgtgttttgtatcattgctatacttaaacgacttcattgagaaatgtttaaatttgttgatgagatttcggtacaagggtttgcgaccgtgttgatgaataattttcatgagttgtgtgcacatgcatttatcttaaatctcccaaacaatcgctccgctcgtgtttggtcgtgggatgaacACTTGCAATAACCATTGTTATACCAGACTTGAACAATGGTTAtacaaagattattttacagaaCTGCAAGAGAGCTAGTAATAACACAAAAATTTTGAGATGGTTGTTGAAATAAGTTATTGTGTTTGGTTACAGCCCCCTTATCTTTCCTAAAAATGGCAGGTGTACATGAAAAATCAATCAATGTTATATACCTATGGTATCGTTTAACAAAAACTACTACAcataactattttattttaaaccacGTTAGCTTCGTTCATTTATTGACAACTTTGTTTAAGAAGTAACCGTAGTGCTCacataactaaataaaaaaattgggaGGATTGGTGTCACTAGATACTCCATCAATTAAACGGTTTTGTCGAAACTCGTACCTTTACAACACTAAGTTCGTGTCAACAATTGTTGTTGCTTCTAACTCCAATGAGAAGGCTACTATTGACAGTCATTTGTACACACCCTATATTCAAATTTCTGACATAGAagctaaaattattgttttgcaAGTAAATAGCCTTTATGGGGTAGGGTGACGGTATGGACTTCTGCAGGGCACCAGCATGCAATGGAATTATCAAGGAAAGTTAAGCAACGAGCAAGGCTATTCACATTATGTCAAATCATGTTAACCTATAGATAAATGTGACTATGAGGAACCACATTATTTTGTTCagaaaaggtttttatttttacaaattttttccTTAGCAGACAAATCTTAAAAACATGACAAAGAAGCGTGAATTTTAATTCAAGCTCTTGCTGGCGGATTTAGGTTCAGAGTCCTAGTATCTTATATTGAATAGTAAGAAATAATATGGCCAACTAATTTCATGCATTGATTAGTCAAATCCTTTGTTGACACTTGAACCTTTTTTTGCAGAATTTCCTGATGTGTTGAGGATTTCTAAGATGGCCAAATGGACAGTTCGCGATGAAATCAAACTATTACAAGCAATGAGAAACAGTAAACCTGTCGGCATGCACAAGCATTTTGCTATCATAGGCATTGTCGAAGAGCTCAAAGATACACTCAATCGTGCCATTACTATAAGTCAAGTTTGGGAATATATTCAGCAACTCTATAACATTTCCGCCTTGGATGAGTTTGAGACTACGCCATTTCCGAATGAGGTGACAGATTTCTGTTTGCCGGAGAATGACTACCCAGAAACGATGTCTGACGCTGAGTCAGAAGCGGACCAACGAACAGCACCAATTAATGACGCTAATGTTTTAGATGTGGCGCATGATGTCTCAATCGGGTCagcaaaaaacaaaacaacagaTCGAAGCTTCGctaatgagaagacaactccaagacGTGTTCCAAAGAGAACTCGAGCGGCCTTGCAACAAGATTCTTCTTCCAATAAACGGCGTCGCTTCTGATTTTTGGACCATTACCTATAAGACACTACCTATTATATCTAAtgagataataaatatatgatTTCAAGCTATGTGTTGCTTTACAGTCTTATTTTAATCATTTAGATAAATGATGTATATAtggagatatatatatatatatatagtcaaattagattgaataggaggccactttgaaaaatatatccacgatatagggctttcggataataggaggcttctgataggaggcttcgctagaaacatgcttaaacaactctactcgtcatgctgatcgcatacgtatctattttgcattttgcataaattttgccggagagttcaacattttggaaaattttgcaggttaggaggctctgtagtttgaaatggaggacctcccattagcgtaaaatttgaaaatttttatacaaaattctgagttgtcttctcttttgcaagagaagttatcttctcattaaattcagggcctcctattatgtttttatatcttgaattagatagtcctagttccaagctctacttcttctttttatataaatttagctaactatgatatttagtttggttctttttacttgtaatgaacctttattgcatcatttaattttctatcaattggttaaaaaggcaaactaatccctgaaaccccatttcagggattttgccaacagaacctaagaaaaccgattttcaggcacatctgtgtgtgctttgatctaaagtttatcatacgtattattcataaaattgaaaacttatgctttcACTTAATACCTTGTTAGTGGGCATGCATGGCAAAAACAAGCACTTtgtccatttaaaaaaagttgtaataagttgcaataaacgctaggatg
The genomic region above belongs to Watersipora subatra chromosome 1, tzWatSuba1.1, whole genome shotgun sequence and contains:
- the LOC137386952 gene encoding MRG/MORF4L-binding protein-like; this encodes MAKWTVRDEIKLLQAMRNSKPVGMHKHFAIIGIVEELKDTLNRAITISQVWEYIQQLYNISALDEFETTPFPNEVTDFCLPENDYPETMSDAESEADQRTAPINDANVLDVAHDVSIGSAKNKTTDRSFANEKTTPRRVPKRTRAALQQDSSSNKRRRF